The following proteins come from a genomic window of Cronobacter muytjensii ATCC 51329:
- the luxS gene encoding S-ribosylhomocysteine lyase: protein MPLLDSFTVDHTRMEAPAVRVAKTMNTPHGDTITVFDLRFCAPNKEVMPEKGIHTLEHLFAGFMRDHLNGNGVEIIDISPMGCRTGFYMSLIGQPDEQRVADAWKAAMQDVLKVKAQNQIPELNVYQCGTYEMHSLEEAQEIARHIIERGVGVNSNDELALPKEKLQELHL from the coding sequence ATGCCATTGCTTGATAGCTTCACTGTCGACCATACCCGTATGGAAGCGCCTGCGGTGCGTGTGGCGAAAACCATGAACACGCCGCACGGCGACACCATCACTGTCTTCGACCTGCGCTTCTGTGCGCCGAACAAAGAAGTGATGCCGGAAAAAGGTATCCACACGCTGGAACATCTGTTTGCCGGTTTCATGCGCGATCACCTGAACGGCAACGGCGTGGAGATCATCGACATCTCCCCGATGGGCTGCCGCACCGGTTTCTACATGAGCCTTATCGGCCAGCCTGACGAACAGCGCGTCGCTGACGCCTGGAAAGCGGCGATGCAGGATGTGCTGAAGGTCAAAGCGCAGAACCAGATCCCTGAGCTGAACGTCTACCAGTGCGGCACTTACGAGATGCACTCGCTGGAAGAGGCGCAGGAAATTGCGCGTCATATTATCGAGCGTGGCGTGGGTGTGAACAGCAACGACGAACTGGCGCTGCCGAAAGAGAAATTACAGGAACTGCACCTGTAA
- the gshA gene encoding glutamate--cysteine ligase yields MIPDVSQALAWLTEHPEALKGIRRGLERETLRVTPEGELATTGHPESLGAALTHKWITTDFAEALLEFITPVDDDIDHMLTVMRDIHRHTARMLGDERMWPLSMPCYIKEGQDIELAQYGTSNIGRFKTLYRSGLKNRYGALMQTISGVHYNFSLPLAFWQAKCQVEDAGSGKEAISAGYFRLIRNYYRFGWVIPYLFGASPAICSSFLQGKPTTLPFEKTDCGMYYLPYATSLRLSDLGYTNKSQSNLGITFNDLHSYVAGLKRAIKTPSEEYAALGLKKEGEYLQINTNILQIENELYAPIRPKRVTRDGESPSDALLRGGIEYIEVRSLDINPFSPIGVDENQVRFLDLFMVWCALADAPEMSSDELLCTRANWNRVILEGRKPGLTLGIGCETAQFPLEKVGKDLFRDLRRVAQTLDGINGGQEYQQVCDRLVACFDDPELTYSARILRSMIENGIGGTGRELADRYRTMLREEPLQALQEEDFRKEQAASLARQREIEAADTEPFDEWLAKQA; encoded by the coding sequence TTGATCCCGGACGTATCACAGGCGCTGGCTTGGTTAACCGAGCATCCTGAGGCATTAAAAGGCATTCGCCGTGGGCTGGAGCGCGAAACGCTGCGCGTCACGCCGGAAGGCGAGCTGGCGACCACGGGGCATCCGGAAAGCCTGGGCGCCGCGTTAACCCATAAGTGGATCACGACGGACTTTGCCGAAGCCCTTCTGGAATTTATCACGCCGGTAGATGACGATATCGACCACATGCTAACGGTTATGCGCGATATTCATCGCCATACCGCCAGAATGCTTGGCGACGAGCGCATGTGGCCGCTCAGTATGCCTTGCTATATTAAAGAAGGGCAGGATATCGAGCTTGCGCAGTACGGCACCTCGAATATCGGTCGCTTCAAAACACTGTATCGCTCGGGGCTGAAAAACCGCTACGGCGCGCTGATGCAGACTATCTCCGGCGTTCACTACAACTTCTCGCTGCCGCTCGCGTTCTGGCAGGCGAAGTGTCAGGTGGAGGATGCCGGGAGCGGCAAAGAGGCTATCTCTGCGGGTTATTTCCGCCTGATTCGCAACTACTACCGTTTCGGCTGGGTTATTCCGTATCTGTTTGGCGCATCGCCGGCTATCTGTTCGTCCTTCCTGCAAGGCAAGCCGACTACGCTGCCGTTTGAGAAAACCGACTGCGGCATGTATTACCTGCCTTATGCCACCTCGCTGCGCTTAAGCGATCTCGGCTATACCAATAAATCGCAAAGCAATCTCGGGATTACGTTTAACGATCTGCACAGTTATGTGGCAGGATTGAAGCGCGCCATCAAAACCCCGTCGGAAGAATATGCGGCGCTGGGGCTGAAGAAAGAGGGCGAGTATCTGCAAATCAACACCAACATCCTGCAGATTGAAAACGAGCTCTACGCGCCAATCCGTCCGAAGCGCGTCACGCGCGACGGCGAATCGCCGTCCGATGCGCTGCTGCGCGGCGGTATCGAATACATCGAAGTGCGCTCGCTCGACATCAACCCGTTCTCGCCGATTGGCGTGGATGAAAATCAGGTGCGCTTCCTCGATCTCTTTATGGTCTGGTGTGCGCTGGCGGATGCGCCGGAGATGAGCAGCGATGAACTGCTGTGCACCCGCGCCAACTGGAACCGGGTTATCCTCGAAGGCCGCAAACCGGGACTGACCCTCGGTATCGGCTGTGAAACAGCGCAGTTCCCGCTTGAGAAAGTGGGCAAAGATCTGTTCCGCGATTTACGTCGCGTGGCGCAAACGCTCGACGGCATTAACGGCGGCCAGGAGTACCAGCAGGTCTGCGATCGTCTGGTGGCGTGCTTTGACGATCCGGAGCTTACGTACTCTGCGCGGATTCTGCGCTCAATGATTGAAAACGGGATCGGCGGAACCGGACGGGAACTTGCAGACCGCTACCGCACGATGCTGCGTGAAGAGCCGTTGCAGGCACTGCAGGAAGAGGATTTCCGTAAAGAGCAGGCGGCGTCACTGGCGCGTCAGCGTGAGATTGAAGCCGCGGACACCGAGCCGTTTGACGAATGGCTGGCGAAGCAGGCGTGA
- the emrB gene encoding multidrug efflux MFS transporter permease subunit EmrB has product MQQQRKPLEGAQLVIMTIALSLATFMQVLDSTIANVAIPTIAGNLGASLSQGTWVITSFGVANAISIPITGWLARRVGEVRLFVWSTIAFAIASWACGVSNSLNMLIFFRVIQGIVAGPLIPLSQSLLLSNYPPAKRSIALALWSMTVIVAPICGPILGGWISDNYHWGWIFFINVPIGIAVVLMTLQSLRGRETRTEQRRIDAVGLALLVIGIGSLQVMLDQGKELDWFNSTEIVVLTVVAVVALCFLIVWELTDEHPIVDLALFKSRNFTIGCLSISLAYMLYFGSIVLLPQLLQEVYGYTATWAGLASAPVGIIPVILSPIIGRFAHKLDMRRLVTFSFIMYAVCFYWRAYTFEPGMDFGASAWPQFIQGFAVACFFMPLTTITLSGLPPERLAAASSLSNFLRTLAGSIGTSITTTLWTNRESMHHAQMTESVTPFNPNAQEMYNQLQGMGMTQQQASGYIAQQITNQGLIISANEIFWASAGVFLILLGLIWFARPPFGAGGGGGGAH; this is encoded by the coding sequence ATGCAGCAGCAACGTAAACCGCTGGAAGGGGCGCAACTGGTCATTATGACCATCGCCCTGTCGCTTGCCACGTTCATGCAGGTGCTGGACTCCACCATCGCCAACGTGGCTATCCCGACGATTGCCGGTAACCTGGGCGCCTCGCTGAGTCAGGGCACTTGGGTTATCACCTCGTTCGGGGTGGCGAATGCCATCTCGATCCCGATTACCGGCTGGCTCGCCAGACGTGTCGGCGAGGTGCGTCTGTTCGTCTGGTCCACCATCGCTTTCGCCATCGCCTCCTGGGCATGCGGCGTCTCCAACAGCCTGAACATGCTGATTTTCTTCCGCGTGATTCAGGGGATTGTGGCCGGGCCGCTGATCCCGCTTTCCCAGAGTCTGCTGCTGAGCAACTACCCGCCGGCCAAGCGCTCCATCGCGCTGGCGCTGTGGTCGATGACGGTGATCGTCGCCCCCATCTGCGGCCCGATCCTCGGCGGCTGGATCAGCGATAACTACCACTGGGGCTGGATCTTCTTTATCAACGTGCCTATCGGCATCGCTGTGGTGCTGATGACGCTGCAGTCGCTGCGTGGCCGCGAAACCCGCACCGAGCAGCGGCGCATTGACGCCGTGGGGCTGGCGCTGCTGGTCATCGGCATCGGCAGTCTCCAGGTGATGCTCGACCAGGGCAAAGAACTCGACTGGTTTAACTCTACCGAAATCGTGGTGCTGACGGTCGTGGCCGTGGTCGCGCTCTGCTTCCTGATTGTCTGGGAGCTGACCGACGAGCACCCGATTGTCGACCTCGCGCTGTTTAAGTCGCGCAACTTCACCATTGGCTGTCTGAGCATCAGTCTTGCCTATATGCTCTACTTCGGCTCGATTGTGTTGCTGCCGCAGCTGCTGCAGGAGGTATACGGCTATACCGCCACCTGGGCGGGTCTTGCCTCGGCGCCGGTCGGGATCATTCCGGTTATCCTCTCGCCGATTATTGGGCGTTTCGCGCATAAGCTTGATATGCGCCGTCTGGTGACGTTCAGCTTTATTATGTACGCGGTGTGCTTTTACTGGCGCGCGTACACCTTCGAGCCGGGCATGGATTTCGGCGCCTCGGCGTGGCCGCAGTTTATCCAGGGTTTCGCGGTGGCCTGCTTCTTTATGCCGCTGACCACCATCACTCTTTCCGGCTTGCCGCCGGAGCGGCTGGCGGCGGCGTCGAGCCTGTCCAACTTCTTAAGAACGCTGGCGGGCTCTATCGGCACCTCGATAACGACGACGCTCTGGACTAACCGGGAATCGATGCACCATGCGCAGATGACCGAGTCGGTGACGCCGTTTAATCCCAATGCGCAGGAGATGTATAACCAGCTCCAGGGCATGGGGATGACGCAGCAACAGGCGTCGGGGTATATCGCACAACAGATTACCAACCAGGGGCTGATTATCTCAGCCAACGAGATTTTCTGGGCCTCGGCGGGCGTGTTCCTGATCCTGCTCGGGCTTATCTGGTTTGCGAGACCGCCCTTCGGAGCGGGGGGCGGCGGTGGCGGCGCTCACTGA
- a CDS encoding bifunctional diguanylate cyclase/phosphodiesterase has product MRGFFRRGASELSGNETGNTTRFIRRTLLFMGALLGLFFLLAILSLLHIANDINDRTDARSRHLFLKALQNRQDALKTNLNDYSDWGEAYLKLHKTTDVRWAWDRGNLGQSLYEMFGYDGVFVTDGGDTTRYSVVNGRLRNQNVEHWTGAPMLKSLRIALDGTDGAAIVTPMAYNGKPALVGAAWIRSGGDNVVEAEPGAPSLMVFIDVLTETELARMGREYGIDELHVRKPGEARPDYRQVTLALPLGNGQVTMAWRSEDPGHALMVVILPLLIFLTLFTALVAGLLMRNALNKARLNDENAFLLEQNRLALAASERRFRDVVEATTDWIWETDDELRFTWLSERFPVITGYRIADWLGRRVTEFIQEDRATLEAWFHQPGQSGHRNMTHCRYLSAQGHQRYCNLVAKPIATAEGTLNFRGTATDVTLEVEAQARVQYLSLHDELTGLPNRVRMKEFLEGKLQSRPTREHPLAMISLDLDKFKPVNDLFGHGVGDELLHQVSERLRACLRDVDLVARQGGDEFILIIPDIERKEALEQLCERILVEINRPFTVQEHEILIGASMGIALAPQDSVNATDLLRFSDIALYKAKSSGRNHWVFYNADMAEQIVQRREMENSLREALREQQFQLVYQPRYDVSAEKIVAVEALLRWHHPEHGILMPDQFIPLAEETGLIIAISDWVLNAACRDAQREMPGLAISVNISAVEFRTPGLVERVKETLETTGLAPERLELEVTENATLSNPEVSLEIMNNLKALGVRLLIDDFGTGYSSLSYLRTFPFDGIKLDKSFVAGMPHSDNANSIVENIIGLGKAFSLSITAEGVETPEQLAQLKMYQCDETQGYLMCRPLPLERLKAQLRKQGAVSINE; this is encoded by the coding sequence ATGAGAGGTTTTTTCAGACGCGGCGCTTCTGAGTTATCTGGTAACGAAACGGGTAATACCACGCGTTTTATCCGGCGCACGCTGCTTTTTATGGGGGCTTTGTTAGGGCTATTTTTCCTGCTCGCGATTCTCTCTCTGCTGCATATTGCGAATGATATTAATGACCGCACAGATGCACGCAGCCGCCATCTGTTTTTAAAAGCCCTGCAAAATCGTCAGGACGCGCTTAAAACCAATCTCAACGACTACTCCGACTGGGGCGAGGCGTATCTCAAACTGCATAAAACTACCGACGTGCGCTGGGCATGGGATCGCGGCAACCTCGGGCAGTCACTTTATGAGATGTTCGGCTACGATGGCGTTTTTGTGACCGATGGCGGCGACACTACCCGTTACAGCGTCGTCAACGGCAGGCTGCGTAACCAGAACGTTGAACACTGGACAGGCGCGCCAATGCTGAAAAGCCTGCGTATTGCGCTCGATGGCACAGACGGGGCGGCCATTGTCACGCCGATGGCGTATAACGGCAAACCGGCGCTGGTGGGCGCGGCGTGGATACGTAGCGGCGGCGATAATGTCGTCGAGGCAGAGCCTGGCGCGCCGTCGCTGATGGTGTTTATCGATGTGCTCACCGAAACGGAACTCGCAAGAATGGGGCGCGAATATGGCATTGATGAGCTGCACGTGCGTAAACCGGGCGAGGCGCGGCCCGATTATCGCCAGGTGACGCTGGCGCTGCCGCTCGGTAACGGACAAGTCACCATGGCCTGGCGAAGTGAAGATCCGGGGCACGCTCTGATGGTCGTCATTCTGCCGCTGCTTATTTTCCTGACGCTCTTTACCGCGCTGGTCGCGGGGCTGCTGATGCGTAACGCGCTCAACAAAGCGCGGCTTAACGATGAAAACGCCTTTTTGCTGGAGCAGAACCGGCTGGCGCTGGCGGCGAGCGAGCGGCGTTTTCGCGATGTTGTGGAAGCGACGACCGACTGGATCTGGGAAACCGACGATGAGCTGCGCTTCACCTGGCTTTCTGAACGCTTTCCGGTCATCACGGGGTATCGCATCGCCGACTGGCTGGGACGCCGGGTAACGGAATTTATCCAGGAAGACAGGGCCACGCTGGAGGCGTGGTTTCACCAGCCGGGGCAGAGCGGGCATCGCAATATGACACACTGCCGCTATCTCTCGGCGCAGGGCCATCAGCGCTACTGCAACCTCGTGGCGAAGCCTATCGCAACAGCGGAAGGCACCCTGAACTTTCGCGGCACCGCGACCGACGTCACGCTGGAAGTCGAAGCCCAGGCGCGCGTGCAGTATCTCTCGCTGCATGACGAGCTCACCGGCCTGCCCAACCGGGTGCGCATGAAGGAGTTTCTGGAAGGCAAACTTCAGTCACGCCCGACTCGCGAGCATCCGCTGGCGATGATAAGCCTCGACCTCGACAAGTTTAAGCCGGTCAACGATCTCTTCGGCCACGGCGTCGGCGACGAGCTGCTGCATCAGGTCTCGGAGCGCCTGCGCGCCTGCCTGCGCGATGTTGACCTTGTGGCGCGCCAGGGCGGCGATGAGTTTATCCTGATAATCCCGGATATTGAGCGCAAAGAAGCGCTGGAACAGCTCTGCGAGCGAATTCTTGTTGAGATCAATCGCCCGTTTACCGTGCAGGAGCATGAGATTTTAATCGGCGCCAGCATGGGTATCGCGCTCGCCCCGCAGGATTCCGTCAACGCCACCGATCTGCTGCGTTTCTCCGACATCGCGCTTTATAAAGCCAAAAGCAGCGGGCGTAACCACTGGGTGTTTTATAACGCCGATATGGCTGAGCAGATTGTTCAGCGCCGCGAAATGGAAAACAGCCTGCGCGAGGCGCTTCGCGAGCAGCAGTTCCAGCTGGTTTATCAGCCGCGTTATGACGTCAGCGCGGAGAAGATAGTGGCAGTGGAAGCGCTGCTGCGCTGGCATCACCCCGAGCATGGCATCCTGATGCCAGATCAGTTTATCCCGCTTGCCGAAGAAACCGGGCTGATTATCGCCATCAGCGACTGGGTGCTGAACGCCGCCTGCCGCGACGCGCAGCGTGAAATGCCGGGCCTTGCGATTTCCGTCAATATTTCGGCGGTGGAGTTCCGCACGCCAGGGCTGGTGGAGCGGGTGAAAGAGACGCTGGAAACGACCGGGCTTGCGCCGGAGCGGCTGGAGCTGGAGGTGACAGAGAACGCCACGCTCTCCAACCCGGAGGTAAGCCTTGAGATAATGAACAACCTGAAAGCGCTCGGCGTGCGGCTGCTCATTGACGATTTCGGTACCGGCTACTCCTCGTTAAGCTATCTGCGCACGTTCCCGTTTGACGGCATTAAGCTTGATAAATCGTTTGTAGCGGGGATGCCGCACTCGGATAACGCTAACAGCATCGTGGAAAACATTATCGGGCTCGGCAAAGCGTTTTCGCTCAGCATCACCGCCGAAGGGGTGGAGACGCCGGAGCAGCTGGCGCAGCTGAAAATGTACCAGTGCGATGAAACCCAGGGCTATCTGATGTGTCGGCCTCTGCCGCTGGAGCGTCTGAAAGCGCAGCTGCGCAAGCAGGGCGCCGTATCGATCAACGAATAA